A part of Cannabis sativa cultivar Pink pepper isolate KNU-18-1 chromosome 6, ASM2916894v1, whole genome shotgun sequence genomic DNA contains:
- the LOC115725459 gene encoding histone H2A.6 produces MAGRGKTLGSGAAKKATSRSSKAGLQFPVGRIARFLKAGKYAERVGAGAPVYLAAVLEYLAAEVLELAGNAARDNKKTRIVPRHIQLAVRNDEELSKLLGDVTIANGGVMPNIHNLLLPKKTGASSKASGADDDS; encoded by the exons ATGGCGGGTAGAGGCAAAACTTTGGGATCTGGAGCCGCAAAGAAGGCAACCTCTCGTAGTAGTAAGGCCGGTTTGCAGTTCCCCGTCGGACGTATCGCTCGATTTTTGAAAGCCGGCAAGTACGCTGAGCGAGTTGGCGCTGGTGCTCCAGTGTACCTAGCTGCGGTACTTGAATACCTTGCCGCTGAG GTTTTGGAATTGGCTGGTAATGCAGCAAGAGACAACAAGAAGACGAGAATCGTTCCTCGCCATATTCAACTCGCTGTTAGAAATGACGAAGAGCTAAGCAAGCTTCTTGGAGATGTGACAATCGCCAATGGTGGTGTTATGCCCAACATTCACAACCTTCTTCTCCCTAAGAAGACCGGAGCTTCGTCGAAGGCTTCAGGTGCTGATGATGATTCTTAA